From the genome of bacterium, one region includes:
- a CDS encoding FtsX-like permease family protein, producing the protein ALGSLEFLKTWNGGSITAHEEWKNYYSTYTYVVVTPGTDAAMLQEGLDRIPEKVYRGMTLETRDAGYAFKAQSLQAITPGPMLSNSTSGGMPQAVLIFLMVLAGIGMFAALFNYANLTLARSLTRAREVGIRKVSGATRAQLIFQFMGESVIITLVSFLVAETLLRVFLVPAFQSLSFTSELDIRFDPSAGTYLLFAGFALCIGLLAGIIPAMVLSSFNPAIVIKDISKIRMFSGLTLRKTILISEFVVTIILLIVLTTVYRQSEFASKMEYYGFDWRNKINVQLSGTQARVIADEMARFPGVVSYSFASHAMGTWADHTVDVQTDPTKEASVVRDYSVDEHFIETMKISLLTGANLHRSESIGDKVLVNEQFVKSLQLSNNSDAVGKVIYLDKSRPVTIAGVIKDFVFKPVTYAMEPVILTYEPAQWSLVHFKIANGSNKEAISFFESVWKKFNPSIEFSYQVYSDELVSVYSIFTDLGRIIGLLSLLILTIAMLGLLGVASYSVETRTREIGIRKVLGASAMQLINLLSKQYLKLIGIAMLIGLPISLFLSNMILESFAYRTEFGIGIILPAVILLGFLVGLTILSQAWRGAHHNPMTALRQE; encoded by the coding sequence GCATTGGGGTCTTTGGAATTTCTGAAGACATGGAACGGCGGCAGTATCACCGCGCACGAAGAATGGAAAAATTACTACAGCACTTATACATACGTGGTGGTAACACCGGGAACGGATGCGGCTATGCTTCAGGAGGGACTTGATAGGATTCCCGAAAAAGTGTATCGCGGAATGACATTGGAAACCCGGGATGCGGGTTATGCGTTTAAAGCCCAATCGCTTCAAGCGATCACGCCCGGTCCGATGTTATCCAATAGTACGTCAGGCGGAATGCCGCAAGCGGTTCTTATTTTTTTGATGGTTTTGGCGGGAATCGGAATGTTTGCCGCGTTATTCAATTATGCCAACCTTACATTGGCGCGCTCATTGACGCGTGCAAGGGAAGTCGGTATCCGCAAAGTTTCAGGGGCTACGCGGGCGCAGTTGATTTTTCAGTTTATGGGCGAATCGGTTATCATTACATTGGTATCGTTTTTGGTAGCTGAAACACTGCTGCGGGTATTTCTTGTGCCGGCTTTCCAAAGTTTAAGTTTTACGTCGGAACTGGATATTCGATTTGATCCCTCAGCAGGAACCTACTTATTATTCGCGGGATTTGCATTGTGCATCGGATTACTGGCAGGAATTATTCCGGCCATGGTTTTATCCTCATTCAATCCGGCAATAGTCATAAAAGATATTTCAAAAATTCGAATGTTTTCAGGTTTGACGCTTCGTAAAACAATTCTTATTTCAGAATTTGTCGTAACCATTATTCTTCTTATCGTCCTCACCACAGTATATCGTCAGTCGGAGTTTGCTTCAAAAATGGAGTATTACGGCTTTGATTGGCGCAATAAGATCAACGTACAACTTTCGGGTACCCAGGCACGCGTGATTGCCGACGAAATGGCGCGCTTTCCGGGTGTAGTTTCTTATAGTTTTGCGTCCCATGCGATGGGTACATGGGCAGATCACACGGTAGATGTCCAGACTGATCCAACCAAAGAGGCTTCTGTGGTTCGAGATTATAGCGTCGATGAACATTTCATTGAAACGATGAAAATTAGTTTATTAACAGGCGCGAATCTGCATCGGAGTGAAAGCATAGGGGATAAAGTTCTCGTCAATGAACAATTTGTCAAATCACTGCAGCTTTCTAATAATAGCGATGCCGTCGGAAAGGTTATTTATCTGGACAAATCAAGACCTGTAACTATTGCAGGCGTGATCAAAGATTTTGTTTTCAAACCGGTAACGTACGCAATGGAACCCGTGATACTAACGTATGAACCCGCGCAATGGTCATTGGTTCATTTTAAAATAGCGAATGGTAGTAACAAAGAGGCGATTTCTTTTTTTGAGTCAGTATGGAAAAAATTTAACCCGTCCATCGAATTTTCATATCAAGTTTATTCGGATGAACTGGTAAGCGTTTACAGCATCTTTACAGATTTGGGACGTATCATCGGTCTATTATCTTTGCTGATATTGACCATTGCTATGCTGGGATTACTCGGAGTGGCTTCCTACAGTGTCGAGACACGCACCCGTGAAATCGGTATTCGCAAAGTACTCGGCGCTTCGGCTATGCAGCTAATCAATCTTTTATCTAAGCAGTATCTTAAACTGATCGGAATAGCCATGCTGATCGGATTGCCTATAAGTTTATTTTTATCGAACATGATACTGGAGTCTTTTGCATATCGTACCGAATTTGGGATAGGTATTATATTACCGGCTGTGATATTGTTAGGATTTTTAGTCGGTTTGACGATACTGTCGCAAGCATGGCGAGGTGCACATCATAATCCCATGACAGCGCTACGTCAGGAGTAA
- a CDS encoding NAD(P)H-hydrate dehydratase, with amino-acid sequence MHRIVTPTEMQTIDRETIERHSIPGRELMARAGEVIFLTLTERIPDLVSKRVLILCGKGNNGGDGYVLARCMISGGITPKLIIAAEKKHIGGDALWHLEKLERTGIVVEASDAFEAPTEKYDVIVDALLGTGARGHLSEPIKSWIEWINKQRFQKNAFIVSVDIPSGLDGETGLVSDTAVTAHLTVTIGLPKRGLLFNEGKKHTGHLAVKDIGFPEILTSGGLWQFINQSDVASHLPIRRHNSNKYDFGKLIIIAGSRGMSGAALMTARAAMRSGAGVVRVAVPKSIAHVIEQGLPEAMTVHLPETEDGVISPAALSMIVDLHGWCTCAAIGPGLSKNPAIAEWMFLLLSQWNVPSVLDADALNILNGQWEVLRDVHSDMIITPHSGEFRRLFGVEKNSATAMNDELHDWQKKLNHTILLKGVPTQIAGKSHVYITQTGNLGMAKAGSGDVLTGIIAGLMAQGLESETAGFCGAYIHGLAGDIAVTDKTEYGLLAGDTVESIPKALQRITNCNS; translated from the coding sequence ATGCACCGTATCGTCACACCCACAGAAATGCAGACCATAGATCGTGAAACTATCGAACGTCATAGTATCCCGGGGCGTGAACTGATGGCGCGTGCAGGGGAAGTCATTTTTTTAACATTGACGGAACGTATACCCGATTTGGTATCGAAACGGGTTCTCATTCTTTGCGGAAAAGGCAATAATGGCGGAGACGGTTATGTGTTAGCCCGGTGTATGATTTCCGGCGGTATAACGCCAAAACTTATCATCGCTGCGGAGAAAAAACATATCGGCGGTGATGCACTGTGGCATCTCGAAAAATTGGAGCGAACAGGTATCGTAGTCGAGGCTTCCGATGCGTTTGAAGCACCGACGGAGAAATATGACGTCATCGTAGATGCATTACTTGGCACAGGTGCCCGCGGGCATTTGAGCGAACCCATAAAGTCATGGATCGAATGGATCAATAAACAACGTTTTCAAAAAAACGCATTTATTGTGTCCGTAGATATACCTTCGGGACTTGATGGGGAAACCGGATTGGTTTCAGATACGGCGGTTACGGCTCATCTCACCGTGACGATAGGATTACCTAAGCGGGGATTACTTTTTAATGAAGGAAAAAAACACACCGGACATCTTGCCGTAAAAGATATTGGTTTCCCGGAAATATTGACATCGGGCGGTTTATGGCAATTTATTAATCAATCGGATGTGGCGTCCCATTTACCTATACGCAGACATAATTCAAATAAGTATGATTTCGGCAAGCTAATCATTATCGCCGGTTCACGGGGCATGTCGGGAGCTGCTTTGATGACTGCGCGCGCCGCAATGCGCTCAGGTGCCGGTGTTGTGCGGGTTGCGGTACCCAAATCAATAGCGCACGTGATCGAACAAGGTTTGCCTGAAGCCATGACAGTACACTTACCGGAGACTGAGGATGGCGTAATAAGCCCGGCCGCATTATCTATGATTGTTGATTTGCACGGATGGTGCACTTGTGCGGCTATAGGCCCGGGTCTTTCTAAAAATCCCGCGATAGCAGAATGGATGTTTCTATTGCTGAGTCAATGGAATGTTCCTTCGGTTTTGGATGCGGATGCCCTTAATATTTTAAACGGGCAATGGGAAGTTTTGCGCGATGTACATTCAGATATGATCATCACCCCGCACAGCGGTGAATTTCGTCGTTTATTTGGTGTTGAAAAAAACAGCGCCACTGCAATGAATGATGAACTCCATGATTGGCAAAAAAAATTAAACCACACGATTCTCCTCAAGGGGGTTCCGACGCAAATCGCCGGTAAATCACACGTTTATATAACACAGACTGGTAATCTGGGTATGGCCAAAGCGGGAAGCGGTGATGTGTTGACGGGGATTATCGCGGGGTTGATGGCGCAAGGATTAGAGTCTGAAACAGCCGGCTTTTGCGGAGCGTATATTCACGGCTTGGCCGGAGATATTGCCGTAACAGACAAAACAGAATACGGGCTTTTGGCGGGCGATACGGTCGAATCGATACCGAAAGCATTGCAGCGAATTACCAATTGCAATTCCTGA
- a CDS encoding C39 family peptidase codes for MKTVMIVMVCLFGILAGWGVSAQSPSSDIKNDGPKTSSVIASVVQAMKDSLSKIPPEKALLDVPFFCQAPFMNMDSWNIHRESCEEAAALQVVYYLRGVKKVDLSATDKILRDMIDWQMKQFKGHHDIRCDSTKAMIMSFFGYTDDEVRIIRKATIQDLKDQILAGNPVIAMANGYVLNNPHYVENLRARGMSGYHMLTVKGFDSEKIITNDVGTMRGNGYTYTYDIFQKAMDFHGGDIIVILPKDRTKTGQ; via the coding sequence ATGAAAACAGTTATGATCGTTATGGTGTGCCTGTTTGGCATTCTTGCCGGCTGGGGCGTTTCGGCGCAGTCGCCGTCCTCCGATATTAAGAACGATGGCCCGAAAACTTCATCGGTTATCGCATCTGTCGTGCAGGCTATGAAAGATTCGCTTAGTAAAATACCGCCTGAAAAAGCTCTGCTGGATGTTCCGTTTTTTTGCCAGGCACCGTTTATGAATATGGATAGCTGGAATATTCACCGCGAAAGCTGTGAAGAGGCGGCGGCCCTTCAAGTCGTCTATTATTTGCGCGGTGTCAAAAAAGTTGACCTGAGTGCAACGGATAAAATTTTACGCGATATGATTGATTGGCAGATGAAGCAATTCAAAGGTCATCACGATATTCGCTGCGACAGTACCAAAGCCATGATCATGTCGTTCTTCGGTTATACCGATGACGAAGTGCGCATTATCCGAAAAGCGACTATTCAGGACCTCAAAGATCAGATACTTGCAGGTAATCCCGTGATTGCGATGGCCAACGGATACGTGCTCAACAATCCGCACTATGTCGAAAACCTTCGTGCCCGCGGCATGTCGGGTTATCATATGCTGACGGTAAAGGGTTTTGACTCTGAAAAAATTATCACCAACGATGTAGGAACCATGCGCGGTAACGGTTATACCTATACTTATGATATATTCCAAAAAGCGATGGATTTTCATGGCGGTGATATTATCGTGATTCTTCCAAAAGATCGTACTAAGACAGGGCAATAA
- a CDS encoding C39 family peptidase has translation MNINKRILIGLGTVVLMVFGVMLYPRFAEYRLRTQLEKENEAALKEISKTDIIHAAAVADTMPVSFPEKAYLEVPFYCQAPHMNSDSWKIHKESCEEAAVLQAVFYNKGIKNVSVDSVDWLIKDMLRWQDQHFGGHKDIHADSVKMMMMGYFGYKDEEVKILRKAKIEDIKRYVAMGYPVIAPTFGRTLKNPFYTPPGPRYHMLTVIGYTPDRVITNDVGTRRGKDFTYPYDIFQKSMDEEGGDCLVIMSKK, from the coding sequence ATGAATATCAATAAACGAATTTTGATCGGGTTGGGTACGGTTGTTCTCATGGTTTTCGGTGTGATGCTCTATCCGCGTTTTGCCGAATACCGTCTCCGTACACAATTAGAAAAAGAAAACGAAGCTGCGCTTAAAGAAATTTCTAAAACCGATATCATTCACGCCGCTGCCGTAGCGGATACCATGCCGGTTTCGTTTCCTGAAAAAGCGTATCTTGAAGTACCGTTTTATTGCCAGGCACCGCATATGAATTCGGACAGTTGGAAAATTCATAAAGAAAGCTGTGAGGAAGCGGCTGTTTTGCAAGCTGTATTCTACAATAAAGGCATCAAAAATGTTTCTGTAGATTCTGTGGATTGGTTGATCAAAGATATGTTGCGCTGGCAAGATCAGCATTTTGGTGGACACAAAGACATTCATGCCGACAGTGTCAAAATGATGATGATGGGTTATTTTGGCTACAAAGACGAAGAGGTTAAAATTTTACGTAAAGCAAAAATCGAAGACATTAAGCGTTACGTAGCGATGGGGTATCCTGTGATAGCGCCGACGTTCGGGCGGACACTTAAAAATCCTTTTTATACGCCGCCGGGGCCGCGGTACCATATGCTGACGGTGATCGGATATACACCTGATCGCGTGATTACCAACGATGTCGGCACTCGCCGCGGAAAAGATTTTACCTATCCGTACGATATTTTTCAAAAATCGATGGATGAAGAAGGCGGCGATTGTTTGGTCATTATGTCCAAAAAGTGA
- the folE gene encoding GTP cyclohydrolase I FolE, which translates to MKTQELITQLLRNYGENPDREGLRDTPDRVAKSFEFLMGGYKESAEAVIQSAIFEENFNEMVLVRDIELYSLCEHHMLPFFGKCHIAYIPKGKIIGLSKLPRVVDVFSRRLQVQERLTMQIANAIQDALHPEGVGVIIEAQHLCMMMRGVEKQHSLTTTSCMLGVFKDDARTRSEFLTLAHSQNK; encoded by the coding sequence ATGAAAACACAAGAACTGATCACGCAACTGCTTCGTAATTACGGTGAAAATCCCGATCGGGAAGGTTTACGCGATACGCCGGACCGTGTGGCGAAGAGTTTTGAATTCCTTATGGGTGGCTATAAGGAAAGTGCTGAAGCGGTCATTCAATCCGCGATTTTTGAAGAAAATTTTAATGAGATGGTATTGGTTCGAGATATCGAATTGTACAGTCTTTGCGAGCACCACATGTTGCCTTTTTTTGGAAAGTGCCACATAGCTTATATCCCCAAAGGGAAAATCATCGGTCTCAGTAAGTTACCCCGAGTTGTTGACGTATTCAGCCGCCGTCTTCAGGTGCAGGAACGCCTGACGATGCAAATCGCTAACGCCATTCAGGATGCTTTGCATCCCGAAGGGGTCGGTGTGATCATCGAAGCGCAGCACCTTTGTATGATGATGCGAGGCGTGGAAAAGCAACACAGCCTTACGACGACGAGTTGCATGCTTGGCGTATTCAAAGACGATGCCCGCACACGGAGTGAATTTTTGACATTAGCGCATTCACAAAATAAATAA
- a CDS encoding enoyl-CoA hydratase/isomerase family protein: MSEKVLVQYEVKDRVAILTLTDPPANTYTHEMMRQLDECILKARFDENVNVIVLTGLGEKFFCAGANIDMLSKADPVWKYYFCLHANETLLRLEHTPKLVIAALNGHCVGGGLEIALAADIRIARKDAGMIGLPEVALGVLPGTGGTQRFARAVGRSLSIELMATGRKFAYEEALDMGLVNYIYEGNGASFMEQVMAYAKQFTIPNKAAMAVGHIKRSVQTGIEVPLEQGLSLERELQSALFKSGDAKEGLMAFVEKRTPKFTGR; encoded by the coding sequence ATGTCCGAGAAAGTATTAGTACAGTACGAAGTAAAAGACAGAGTCGCCATATTGACGCTGACGGATCCGCCGGCCAATACCTATACGCATGAAATGATGCGTCAGTTGGATGAGTGCATTCTCAAAGCGCGTTTCGACGAAAATGTCAACGTCATAGTGCTTACCGGTTTGGGTGAGAAATTTTTCTGCGCCGGCGCCAATATTGATATGCTTAGCAAAGCGGATCCTGTATGGAAGTATTACTTCTGTCTTCATGCCAATGAAACGTTATTGCGTCTCGAACATACGCCGAAATTGGTCATTGCGGCATTGAACGGTCACTGTGTCGGCGGCGGTTTGGAGATCGCATTGGCTGCGGATATACGCATTGCGCGTAAAGATGCCGGTATGATCGGTCTTCCGGAAGTGGCGCTGGGTGTATTACCCGGTACCGGCGGCACACAGCGTTTTGCACGTGCCGTTGGGCGCTCGCTCTCCATCGAATTGATGGCAACCGGACGTAAATTTGCTTACGAAGAAGCGCTCGATATGGGCCTTGTTAACTATATCTATGAAGGCAACGGCGCTTCGTTTATGGAACAAGTAATGGCGTACGCCAAACAGTTTACGATTCCCAATAAAGCCGCGATGGCCGTCGGTCATATCAAACGCTCAGTACAAACCGGTATTGAAGTTCCGCTCGAACAAGGACTCTCCCTTGAACGCGAATTGCAATCGGCGCTTTTCAAAAGCGGTGATGCCAAAGAAGGACTCATGGCTTTCGTCGAAAAACGTACTCCGAAATTTACAGGACGTTAA